Proteins encoded within one genomic window of Granulicella pectinivorans:
- a CDS encoding metal-dependent hydrolase, translating to MEPVTHMLTGACLSRAGLNKKAAYATLAMTIAAEFPDIDTLWSLDGPIAGFQHHRGITHTFVAIPFEAALIVGLVWTWHRFRVKRGKPETAAPVNWWMLWVASLVGLLSHLLLDFTNNYGLRPFFPFNPRWYAGSIVFIFEPVIFILLLGALIMPVLFGLINAEVGAQKPKFRGQGWALAALLGICGIWTWRINEQQKAIRLAAQMDLSASVPEGTPVMVGRISASPYPINPYKWHIVMETENFAQLATANTLNSTIDTSAPEDVFFRPPTTVSTLVAKRSRLGQAYLDWSQFPVVTDISGASVDPDDPKAVWTVTFRDLRFMYDVPFLKGRTNPPLTGKVVLDGNRQVVRMEMDGRIDH from the coding sequence ATGGAACCGGTGACACACATGCTGACGGGGGCGTGCCTTTCGCGGGCTGGCCTCAACAAGAAGGCGGCCTACGCCACGCTCGCAATGACCATCGCGGCGGAATTTCCCGATATCGACACTCTCTGGTCGCTCGATGGCCCGATCGCCGGCTTCCAGCATCACCGCGGCATCACGCACACCTTCGTGGCGATACCGTTTGAGGCGGCGTTGATCGTGGGTCTGGTCTGGACGTGGCATCGATTCCGCGTCAAGCGCGGCAAGCCGGAGACGGCCGCCCCGGTCAACTGGTGGATGCTTTGGGTGGCATCGCTCGTCGGCCTGCTCAGTCACCTGCTCCTCGACTTCACCAACAACTACGGCCTCCGCCCCTTCTTCCCGTTCAATCCCAGGTGGTACGCCGGGTCGATCGTCTTCATCTTTGAGCCCGTCATCTTTATCCTGCTGCTCGGCGCACTCATCATGCCCGTGCTCTTCGGACTCATCAACGCCGAAGTGGGAGCGCAGAAGCCCAAGTTCCGCGGTCAAGGCTGGGCGCTCGCTGCCCTGCTGGGCATCTGCGGTATCTGGACGTGGAGGATCAACGAGCAGCAAAAGGCCATCCGGCTCGCAGCGCAGATGGACCTTTCCGCCTCGGTCCCCGAAGGCACCCCGGTCATGGTCGGCAGAATCTCGGCCAGCCCCTACCCCATCAACCCATACAAGTGGCACATCGTCATGGAAACCGAGAACTTCGCGCAACTCGCCACCGCGAATACCCTCAACTCCACCATCGACACCTCGGCTCCCGAGGATGTCTTCTTCCGCCCACCCACCACTGTGTCCACCCTGGTAGCGAAGCGGTCACGCCTTGGTCAGGCGTACTTGGACTGGTCGCAGTTCCCTGTCGTCACTGATATTTCGGGAGCAAGCGTCGATCCGGATGATCCCAAAGCCGTATGGACCGTCACCTTCAGAGATCTGCGGTTCATGTACGACGTCCCGTTCCTGAAGGGCCGGACGAACCCGCCGCTCACGGGAAAGGTGGTGCTCGATGGCAATCGCCAGGTGGTGCGGATGGAGATGGATGGCCGCATCGACCACTAA
- the ligA gene encoding NAD-dependent DNA ligase LigA — MTPDQQIAALRDEIRHHEHLYYVLDTPELTDAQYDAKMNALKKLEAAHPELITSDSPTQRVGGKPRDGFLKTPHSRPMLSLDNAYNETDLRAWDMRIRESLPSSEQVRYVCEVKLDGLSLALHYAAEPGQSAPLLRGITRGDGSIGEDVTTNVRTIRSVPLSIGASRLEKLGLPEAFEVRGEVVLPFAAFKKMNEEREANGQAPAANPRNAAAGTIRTLEPNIVAQRRLEFYAYFLLHGMGEKVGEMLMSTQTAALEALRGAGFLVNPHIETVETVEQILGFIARIDAARDGLAYEIDGVVIKVDSVAQQRRLGFTGKAPRWAIAYKFPARAGVTQLLGVAFQTGRTGKITPVAQLDPVFISGTTVSRATLHNADEIARLGVRIGDYVQVERGGDVIPKIIQVVEDKPRGAKEIVFPVRCPRCNTELIKAEGEVDWRCLNISCPARVAEELLHWSARKVMNIEGLGESMVAQLLAPRTAAGVAIIAPEPDDTGELQEAGVRAEADAEAALPPLIGGIADLYSLKKEELTALDRVGDKSAQALLDEIARSTSAPLSRVLFGLGIRFVGERTAALLAQHFGSMDDIMQATSEELEAVNEVGPRVAEAIVEFFSIDRNRTLVTKLKNELGFTMEAEKRVTTTTLEGLTFVLTGTLPTLTRDAAKALIEGAGGRVSGSVSKKTDYLVAGEDAGSKLDKAIALGVKTLDEDGLLMLLEVPGELR, encoded by the coding sequence ATGACTCCCGACCAGCAGATCGCGGCCCTGCGTGACGAGATCCGCCACCACGAACATCTCTACTATGTCCTCGATACGCCCGAACTGACAGACGCCCAGTACGACGCGAAGATGAATGCGCTGAAGAAGTTGGAGGCGGCGCATCCGGAGCTGATCACGTCCGACTCCCCCACACAGCGCGTCGGCGGCAAGCCCCGCGACGGGTTTCTGAAGACACCGCACTCCCGGCCCATGCTCTCGCTCGACAATGCCTACAATGAGACCGACCTGAGGGCCTGGGACATGCGGATCCGGGAGTCGCTGCCCAGCTCCGAACAAGTCCGCTATGTGTGCGAGGTAAAGCTGGACGGCCTGTCTCTCGCGCTGCATTACGCAGCAGAGCCTGGCCAGTCCGCGCCTCTGCTGCGCGGCATTACGCGAGGTGATGGCTCGATCGGCGAGGATGTGACAACGAACGTGCGAACCATTCGCTCCGTGCCGTTGAGCATAGGGGCTTCCAGGCTGGAGAAACTCGGTCTGCCTGAGGCCTTTGAGGTGCGGGGCGAAGTGGTTCTCCCCTTTGCGGCCTTCAAGAAGATGAATGAGGAGCGGGAGGCGAACGGCCAGGCTCCCGCCGCAAACCCGCGCAATGCCGCCGCCGGCACCATCCGGACCCTGGAGCCGAATATCGTGGCGCAACGCCGGCTTGAGTTTTACGCCTACTTCCTATTGCACGGCATGGGCGAGAAGGTTGGGGAGATGCTGATGTCGACCCAGACGGCGGCACTCGAAGCGCTGCGCGGTGCTGGGTTCCTGGTCAACCCCCATATCGAGACGGTCGAGACGGTTGAGCAGATTCTTGGGTTCATTGCGCGGATCGATGCTGCTCGGGACGGGTTGGCGTACGAGATCGACGGCGTCGTGATCAAGGTCGACTCGGTGGCCCAGCAGAGACGCCTGGGCTTCACGGGCAAGGCTCCGCGTTGGGCGATTGCCTACAAGTTTCCCGCGCGGGCGGGAGTTACTCAGCTACTCGGCGTGGCCTTCCAGACCGGACGCACGGGGAAGATCACCCCAGTGGCACAGCTCGACCCGGTTTTCATTTCGGGCACGACCGTCTCCCGCGCGACGCTGCACAATGCCGACGAGATCGCTCGCCTGGGCGTGCGGATCGGCGACTACGTCCAGGTGGAACGCGGTGGCGACGTGATTCCGAAGATCATCCAGGTGGTGGAAGACAAGCCGCGCGGGGCGAAGGAGATTGTGTTCCCAGTCCGCTGCCCACGCTGTAATACGGAGCTGATCAAGGCCGAGGGCGAGGTCGACTGGCGCTGCCTGAATATCTCCTGCCCCGCACGCGTGGCGGAAGAACTGCTGCATTGGTCGGCGCGCAAGGTGATGAACATAGAAGGGCTCGGCGAGTCGATGGTGGCGCAGCTTCTTGCTCCTCGGACCGCTGCAGGTGTGGCGATCATCGCCCCTGAACCCGATGACACAGGGGAGCTGCAAGAGGCAGGCGTGCGCGCGGAAGCCGATGCCGAAGCTGCACTTCCTCCACTGATCGGCGGGATCGCCGATCTCTATTCGCTGAAGAAGGAAGAGCTGACCGCGCTCGACCGGGTTGGCGACAAGTCCGCCCAGGCCCTGCTCGACGAGATCGCCCGCTCGACATCGGCACCGCTCTCCCGCGTTCTGTTTGGGCTGGGAATTCGGTTTGTCGGTGAGCGGACCGCCGCGCTGCTGGCCCAGCACTTCGGCTCCATGGATGACATCATGCAAGCGACCAGCGAGGAGCTGGAGGCGGTGAACGAAGTCGGCCCCCGGGTCGCTGAGGCGATCGTGGAGTTTTTCTCGATCGATCGGAATCGCACCCTCGTCACCAAGCTGAAGAACGAGTTGGGATTCACGATGGAGGCTGAAAAGCGGGTCACGACCACAACGCTTGAAGGCTTGACCTTTGTCCTGACCGGAACCCTGCCCACCCTCACTCGCGACGCCGCCAAGGCCCTGATCGAGGGGGCTGGAGGCCGCGTCTCCGGATCCGTGAGCAAGAAAACGGACTATCTCGTCGCAGGGGAAGATGCGGGCTCGAAGCTCGACAAGGCCATAGCGTTGGGTGTGAAGACGCTGGATGAAGACGGATTACTGATGCTGTTGGAGGTCCCCGGGGAACTCCGCTAA
- a CDS encoding ExbD/TolR family protein: protein MSMHASGNGGSVSEINVTPLIDVLLVLLIIFMVIVPVAPKGLAAEALQPSKHEEPLGPSDPIVVSVLSRPDGAVSYEINGAAFSKNSIEAKLAEVFATRAEKQMFVKGDADLDFTKIAEVIDDAHRAGVDQIGIITPGSEASR, encoded by the coding sequence ATGTCGATGCACGCGAGTGGAAATGGTGGAAGTGTCTCCGAGATCAACGTAACACCGCTGATCGATGTGCTCCTGGTCCTGCTGATTATCTTCATGGTCATTGTGCCGGTAGCGCCGAAGGGGCTCGCTGCAGAGGCTTTGCAGCCATCAAAGCACGAAGAGCCTCTCGGTCCCTCTGACCCGATTGTGGTTTCGGTGTTGTCGCGCCCGGACGGCGCAGTCAGCTATGAGATCAACGGCGCAGCTTTTTCAAAAAACAGCATCGAGGCGAAACTCGCGGAGGTGTTTGCCACCCGAGCGGAGAAGCAGATGTTTGTCAAAGGTGATGCGGATCTCGACTTTACAAAGATCGCCGAAGTCATTGACGATGCACACCGGGCTGGAGTCGACCAGATCGGAATCATCACGCCGGGAAGCGAAGCTAGCCGGTAA
- a CDS encoding ExbD/TolR family protein, with protein sequence MAMGGGGTGGAVSEINVTPLIDVLLVLLIIFMVIVPVTPKGLDALVPQPPKNKTNDTPNDRTIVVQVQSNGAGEPSYKINETAFNKSAIESQLATIFAARQEKVMFVKGDKDLDFVKIAEVIDMGHQAGVDNIGLITPRVEAGQ encoded by the coding sequence ATGGCAATGGGTGGTGGAGGTACAGGCGGCGCGGTTTCTGAAATCAACGTAACCCCGCTCATCGACGTGCTACTGGTTCTTTTGATCATCTTCATGGTCATCGTGCCGGTGACTCCGAAGGGTCTTGACGCGCTGGTTCCCCAGCCGCCGAAGAACAAGACAAATGACACGCCTAACGACCGCACCATTGTCGTTCAGGTGCAGTCCAATGGAGCGGGTGAGCCCTCGTACAAGATCAACGAGACTGCCTTCAACAAGTCGGCCATCGAATCCCAGCTTGCGACCATCTTCGCCGCTCGCCAGGAGAAGGTGATGTTCGTCAAGGGTGACAAGGATCTGGACTTCGTCAAGATTGCCGAAGTCATCGACATGGGCCATCAGGCCGGCGTCGATAACATCGGTCTGATCACGCCTCGCGTTGAGGCTGGCCAGTAA
- a CDS encoding ExbD/TolR family protein yields MGIVKRDEGKKVNSNINVTPMVDVMLVLLIIFMVITPMLNNKVNVDLPKAVSAKVMEDANKEDAVVVAVTRDGRTYLGGDVVSLDDLGPKVAAKLEKKVGSKQVYMRADVRANYGKVMDAVDGVRSAGVSELGLLTEKTDEEAAPAKK; encoded by the coding sequence ATGGGAATCGTAAAGCGCGACGAAGGTAAGAAAGTCAACTCGAACATCAACGTCACACCCATGGTAGACGTGATGCTTGTGCTGTTGATCATCTTCATGGTCATCACACCGATGTTGAACAACAAGGTCAACGTCGATCTTCCGAAGGCCGTCTCGGCCAAGGTGATGGAAGACGCGAACAAGGAAGACGCGGTTGTTGTCGCAGTCACTCGCGATGGCCGCACGTACCTCGGTGGCGATGTCGTCTCGCTGGACGATCTCGGCCCCAAGGTTGCGGCAAAGCTGGAAAAAAAGGTTGGCAGCAAGCAGGTGTACATGCGTGCGGACGTCCGCGCGAACTACGGCAAGGTAATGGACGCTGTTGACGGCGTTCGTTCCGCTGGAGTCAGCGAACTCGGCCTGTTGACCGAGAAGACGGACGAAGAAGCAGCACCGGCGAAGAAGTAA
- a CDS encoding MotA/TolQ/ExbB proton channel family protein, whose protein sequence is MILAHLTQLAHVPASLAMFFDDAPAVGFSPMQLWGNMGNLARAVVIILFIMSIWSLAVMIDRYLYFSAARKQSREFAPKVAGALKDGRLDEAIKIADRSKKSHLAEVVTAGLQEFRSFGSGGSITEAQVESSKRALERSEAIVHAKLKRGLGGLATIGSCAPFIGLFGTVTGILNAFQAIATQKSSGIGAVAGGISEALVTTAFGLLVAIPAVMTFNYFTNKVEAFDVEMDNSSSELVDYFIKQSHR, encoded by the coding sequence GTGATTCTCGCTCATCTCACCCAACTCGCTCACGTTCCCGCTTCCCTCGCCATGTTCTTCGACGATGCTCCGGCGGTCGGCTTCAGCCCCATGCAGCTCTGGGGCAATATGGGTAACCTTGCCCGCGCCGTCGTCATCATCCTGTTCATCATGTCGATCTGGTCGCTGGCCGTGATGATTGACCGCTACCTGTACTTCTCGGCAGCGCGTAAGCAGTCCCGCGAGTTTGCTCCCAAAGTTGCCGGCGCGCTCAAGGATGGCCGTCTGGACGAGGCGATCAAGATTGCCGATCGCTCCAAGAAGTCGCACCTTGCTGAAGTCGTCACCGCCGGTCTCCAGGAGTTCCGCTCCTTCGGTTCGGGTGGCAGCATCACCGAAGCTCAGGTCGAAAGCTCCAAGCGCGCCCTCGAGCGTTCTGAGGCAATCGTGCATGCCAAGCTGAAGCGCGGTCTCGGCGGTCTCGCCACGATCGGTTCCTGCGCACCGTTCATCGGCCTCTTCGGCACGGTAACCGGTATTCTCAACGCCTTCCAGGCTATTGCGACCCAGAAGTCCTCGGGTATCGGCGCAGTCGCCGGCGGTATCTCGGAAGCGCTCGTGACGACCGCCTTCGGTCTGCTCGTCGCTATCCCGGCCGTTATGACCTTCAACTACTTCACGAACAAGGTCGAAGCCTTCGACGTCGAGATGGACAACAGCTCGTCGGAACTGGTCGACTACTTCATCAAGCAGAGCCACCGCTAA
- a CDS encoding energy transducer TonB, producing the protein MFESSLMESGGQLKTKSKYWMIGTFIFNASILAVMILIPLLYPEALPKTAMTAMLSAPPPPPPPPPPPPPAQIVKPIKMVSEIDQGLHAPTKIPKDIKMLKEDAAPPPQVAGVAGMGSMGGSAGGALGGVMGGIGSGPPVVVKAAPPKPTGPQRVSSGTMAGQLISRPDPIYPPIAKAAHVSGAVVLRAIISKTGTIENLQVISGPEMLRASAIDAVKRWKYKPYLLNNEPTEVDTQVTVNFTFGGG; encoded by the coding sequence ATGTTTGAAAGTTCTTTGATGGAATCCGGCGGGCAGTTGAAGACCAAGTCCAAGTATTGGATGATTGGGACGTTTATCTTCAACGCTTCGATTCTCGCTGTGATGATCCTGATCCCGCTGCTGTATCCGGAAGCATTGCCGAAGACGGCAATGACCGCGATGCTGTCGGCTCCTCCGCCGCCTCCACCGCCTCCTCCTCCGCCGCCACCGGCGCAGATTGTGAAGCCGATCAAGATGGTCTCGGAGATCGACCAGGGCCTGCATGCGCCGACGAAGATCCCGAAGGACATCAAGATGCTGAAGGAGGACGCTGCTCCTCCTCCGCAGGTCGCTGGTGTCGCTGGCATGGGATCGATGGGCGGTTCTGCCGGCGGTGCGCTTGGCGGTGTGATGGGCGGCATCGGCAGTGGGCCACCGGTGGTGGTCAAGGCTGCTCCTCCGAAGCCGACCGGGCCGCAGCGCGTGTCGAGCGGTACGATGGCTGGTCAGCTGATCTCGCGTCCTGACCCGATCTATCCTCCGATCGCCAAGGCCGCTCACGTTTCGGGTGCTGTGGTGCTTCGCGCCATCATCTCGAAGACGGGAACGATCGAGAATCTGCAGGTTATCAGTGGGCCGGAGATGCTCCGGGCGAGTGCCATCGACGCGGTCAAGCGTTGGAAGTACAAGCCGTACCTGCTGAATAACGAACCGACCGAGGTCGATACGCAGGTCACCGTGAACTTCACCTTCGGCGGCGGCTAG
- the secF gene encoding protein translocase subunit SecF: protein MELFRTTNIDWLGKKWFFLGFSLIFSVAGVLSLLFWHHLPLGVDFKGGTEITVGFSSTPNEDHVRAALAAAGIHDARVKQISDPSGNSANTEVISLPEQQAESQQDQGRASIEAALSANYHDSAFTVQKVDVVGPTAGKQLQKQALYATLYSLIGMLIYLWFRFELIYGVAAVVAVFHDTLITLGAFSLANKEIDLTVIAAILTLVGYSMNDTIVVFDRIRENLATNRREPLAAVVNRSINDTLSRTVIASGLTFLTVLSLYLFGGAVLHGFSFALVVGILIGTYSSIAVAAPMLVAYQDWRASKGKAASLPAGRSKV from the coding sequence GTGGAACTGTTCCGGACAACAAATATCGACTGGCTGGGGAAGAAGTGGTTTTTCCTTGGTTTCTCTCTGATCTTCTCGGTAGCGGGTGTGCTTTCGCTGCTCTTCTGGCATCATCTTCCGCTTGGCGTTGACTTCAAGGGCGGCACCGAGATCACGGTGGGTTTCTCCAGTACACCCAATGAGGATCACGTCCGCGCCGCGCTCGCGGCTGCGGGCATCCACGACGCACGCGTCAAGCAGATCTCGGATCCGTCGGGCAACTCGGCGAATACCGAGGTGATCTCGCTCCCCGAACAGCAGGCGGAGTCGCAGCAGGATCAGGGCCGCGCCTCCATCGAGGCGGCTCTCTCGGCGAATTATCATGACTCCGCGTTCACCGTGCAGAAGGTTGACGTAGTTGGACCGACGGCCGGCAAGCAGCTTCAGAAGCAGGCCCTTTATGCGACGCTCTACTCGCTCATCGGCATGCTCATCTATCTCTGGTTCCGGTTTGAGCTCATCTACGGTGTTGCGGCGGTGGTTGCCGTGTTCCACGACACGCTCATTACCCTTGGTGCGTTTTCGCTCGCGAACAAAGAGATTGACCTGACGGTGATCGCGGCAATTTTGACCCTTGTGGGTTACTCGATGAATGATACGATCGTGGTCTTCGATCGCATCCGAGAGAACCTGGCAACCAACCGCCGGGAGCCTCTGGCCGCTGTGGTCAACCGGTCCATCAACGATACGTTGAGCAGGACTGTCATTGCGTCGGGCCTCACGTTCCTGACGGTGTTGAGCTTGTACCTCTTTGGCGGTGCGGTGTTGCATGGCTTCTCATTCGCGCTGGTTGTGGGCATCCTGATTGGAACGTACTCGTCGATCGCGGTCGCGGCACCGATGCTGGTGGCGTACCAGGACTGGCGGGCATCGAAGGGCAAGGCCGCTTCCCTGCCGGCAGGACGCTCCAAGGTCTAA
- the secD gene encoding protein translocase subunit SecD translates to MFKNSAGKTAFIVAVIAVFLYGIFFGANAPRTGSVKTLLGKSIHLGLDLKGGAHLVLKVHVDEAIASATDRDVARLKEALLASGQTGVTVGKLDAAHPETISVTGIPAGKGSDVRTLLNGTDYAIYDVSTAGDGGYKLTLKQSAINDLEARTLDTEIETIYERVNALGVSEPTVQKYGLGDNEILVELPGIDNLDQVRDAISSTSKLAVYAVVSGPYESDQAALAALSGIIPPDDQLVHGSAMSGGPDQVYLLERASQVEGTDFRDAQSSTDINGRPNLKFSLTTAAGDRFYKYTSAHSRDSANPGSMAIVLGNKIRSVASINSAIRDQGEIEGNFSKAEVDELSLMLRTGALPASFDFLETRTVGPSLGAASIRQGVIAAVAGLLLVMVFMLVYYKGSGINADLALLLNLIILLGFMGFSGAVLTLPGIAGVILTIGMGVDSNVLIFERIREELRAGKTAVGAVKEGFAHAWTTIIDTHVTTIVSAAILFLFGTGPIKGFAVTLTIGLLSNLFTAVFVSRLIFDKHLEGKDRTFELSI, encoded by the coding sequence ATGTTCAAGAATTCAGCCGGTAAGACGGCGTTCATCGTTGCGGTCATCGCGGTCTTTCTTTATGGGATCTTCTTTGGAGCCAACGCTCCTCGGACAGGCTCGGTCAAGACGCTGCTGGGCAAGAGCATTCACCTTGGTCTCGACCTCAAGGGTGGAGCGCATCTTGTGCTGAAGGTGCATGTGGACGAGGCAATCGCCTCGGCGACGGATCGTGACGTGGCGCGGTTGAAGGAGGCGCTGCTCGCCTCCGGCCAGACCGGCGTGACGGTGGGCAAGCTGGACGCCGCGCACCCCGAGACCATCTCGGTGACGGGCATTCCCGCCGGCAAGGGCAGCGATGTTCGCACGCTCCTCAATGGCACCGACTATGCGATCTATGATGTGTCCACCGCCGGCGATGGCGGCTACAAGCTGACGCTGAAGCAGTCGGCCATCAACGACCTTGAGGCACGCACGCTCGATACCGAGATCGAGACGATCTATGAGCGCGTCAACGCGCTCGGCGTCAGCGAGCCTACCGTGCAGAAGTATGGGCTCGGCGACAACGAGATCCTCGTTGAGCTGCCTGGCATCGACAACCTCGACCAGGTGCGGGATGCGATCTCGTCGACCTCGAAGCTTGCCGTTTACGCGGTGGTCAGCGGGCCTTATGAGAGCGACCAGGCCGCGCTGGCGGCACTCTCCGGCATTATTCCCCCGGACGACCAGCTCGTCCACGGCAGCGCCATGTCGGGCGGACCGGACCAGGTCTATCTCCTCGAGCGCGCCAGCCAGGTGGAAGGCACGGACTTCCGCGACGCGCAGTCTTCGACCGACATCAATGGTCGCCCCAACCTGAAGTTTTCGCTGACGACCGCCGCCGGCGACCGCTTCTACAAGTACACCAGCGCGCACTCGCGCGACAGCGCCAATCCCGGCTCGATGGCGATCGTCCTTGGCAACAAGATTCGTTCGGTGGCCTCCATCAACTCTGCCATTCGCGATCAGGGCGAAATCGAGGGTAACTTCTCGAAGGCCGAGGTCGACGAGCTCTCGCTCATGCTGCGCACAGGAGCTCTCCCGGCCTCATTCGACTTCCTCGAAACCCGCACGGTTGGACCGAGCCTCGGTGCTGCTTCCATCCGTCAGGGTGTGATCGCGGCGGTAGCCGGATTGCTCCTCGTGATGGTCTTCATGCTCGTGTATTACAAGGGCTCCGGCATCAACGCGGATCTGGCCCTGTTGCTCAACCTCATCATCCTGCTCGGCTTCATGGGCTTCTCGGGCGCGGTGCTCACGCTGCCCGGTATCGCCGGAGTCATTCTCACCATCGGTATGGGCGTCGATTCGAACGTACTCATTTTCGAGCGCATCCGTGAAGAACTTAGGGCGGGCAAGACGGCCGTCGGTGCCGTGAAGGAAGGCTTCGCGCACGCGTGGACGACCATCATCGATACGCACGTCACGACCATCGTCTCCGCGGCCATTCTGTTCCTCTTCGGAACCGGTCCGATCAAGGGCTTTGCGGTCACGCTGACGATCGGTCTGCTTTCGAACCTGTTCACGGCGGTGTTTGTGTCGCGGTTGATCTTCGACAAGCACCTTGAAGGCAAGGATCGTACGTTCGAGCTGTCGATTTAA
- the yajC gene encoding preprotein translocase subunit YajC → MLAMLIQSLGGGALANYGQLLLPVAFFGLLYFLMIKPNQVKQKKWAEMLAQLKTGDKVVTNGGIRGTILSVKDDVIVLKIAPDGLKLEFVKSAIASVTTGEGA, encoded by the coding sequence ATGCTTGCGATGTTGATCCAGAGTCTGGGAGGCGGGGCGTTGGCGAACTATGGCCAGTTGCTTCTGCCGGTTGCATTCTTCGGTCTGCTGTACTTCCTGATGATCAAGCCCAACCAGGTAAAGCAGAAAAAGTGGGCCGAGATGTTGGCGCAGTTGAAGACCGGGGATAAGGTCGTAACGAACGGCGGAATCCGCGGAACGATTCTTTCGGTCAAGGACGACGTGATCGTCCTGAAGATTGCGCCGGATGGTTTGAAGCTGGAGTTTGTAAAGAGTGCGATCGCTTCGGTCACGACGGGCGAGGGTGCTTAG
- a CDS encoding TIGR03435 family protein: MINETGLTGRYDFTLEWVMNQGDVPPPPGGSPAAESPAQPQGPSFLEALDEQLGLKLRSGKATVPLLMVDHVEMPSEN, encoded by the coding sequence ATGATTAACGAGACCGGACTGACCGGGAGGTATGACTTTACGCTCGAATGGGTGATGAACCAGGGTGACGTTCCGCCACCTCCGGGCGGATCGCCAGCCGCCGAATCGCCGGCCCAGCCGCAGGGACCGTCGTTTCTTGAGGCTCTGGACGAGCAGTTAGGGCTGAAACTGAGGTCCGGCAAGGCGACTGTGCCGCTCCTGATGGTGGATCACGTCGAGATGCCATCCGAAAACTAG
- a CDS encoding TIGR03435 family protein translates to MKTFGLVCWLLLAVTGAWAQVPDWQKAAGGKMAFDVATNRPTKPGEFTPPSFPLGPDDSYKQTGGAFSADFPLMVYVSFAYKLPYSPDQTKSLRSQLPKELAEEKFTIKARGPATATKDQMRLMMQDLLAERFKLVVHYEKKELPVLILTLKKAGVTGPRLIPHTSGPPCVEEAGDAQPAQPKDVFPPQCGIYQAMLTQSRMLHLGSRNTTLDLMADALPGIGQQGRTMIAGP, encoded by the coding sequence ATGAAGACTTTTGGTTTGGTGTGTTGGCTGCTTCTGGCGGTCACTGGAGCCTGGGCTCAGGTGCCTGACTGGCAGAAGGCTGCAGGGGGCAAGATGGCATTCGACGTGGCGACAAATCGGCCGACGAAGCCGGGCGAGTTCACTCCGCCGAGCTTCCCACTCGGCCCCGACGACTCCTACAAGCAGACAGGCGGAGCCTTCTCCGCAGATTTTCCGCTGATGGTCTACGTATCGTTTGCGTACAAGCTGCCGTACAGCCCCGATCAGACCAAATCGCTGAGGTCGCAACTGCCCAAAGAACTGGCTGAAGAAAAATTTACGATCAAAGCACGCGGCCCGGCGACGGCCACCAAGGACCAGATGCGTCTGATGATGCAGGATCTGCTGGCGGAGCGGTTCAAACTGGTGGTGCATTATGAAAAGAAGGAGCTTCCCGTACTTATCCTCACGCTGAAGAAGGCCGGGGTGACCGGGCCGAGGCTGATACCGCATACCAGCGGGCCGCCTTGCGTTGAGGAAGCGGGTGATGCCCAGCCAGCCCAGCCGAAAGACGTGTTCCCACCGCAGTGCGGGATTTACCAGGCCATGCTGACACAGTCGCGGATGCTCCATCTCGGGTCGCGCAACACGACGCTCGACCTGATGGCGGATGCACTCCCCGGCATCGGCCAGCAGGGCCGGACCATGATTGCCGGACCATGA